CCGCCGGCTGAGGGGGGCCGTGACCGACCCGGTGGACCCCGCGACCTGGCGGCAGCGGCGCACGTCCTTCGGCTCGGTCGCGGCCGACTACGCCGCCCTGCGGCCGGGCTACCCCGCCGACGCGGTGGCGTTCCTGCTCGGTGACCGGCCGCGGCGGGTGCTCGACCTGGGCGCCGGCACCGGCCTGCTCACCGACGTCCTGGTCGCCGCCGGGCACGAGGTCGTCGCCGTCGACCCGTCCGCGGAGATGCTCGACCAGCTGCGCGCCCGGCACCCCGACGTCCCGGCGCTGGTCGGCGGCGCCGAGCAGGTCCCGCTGCCCGACGCCACCGTCGACGCCGTCGTGGCCGGTCAGGCCGCCCACTGGTTCGACCCCGCGCCGGCCGCCGCGGAGCTGCGCCGCGTGCTGCGCCCGGGGGGCACGGTCGGGTTCGTCTGGAACGTGCGCGACGAGCGGGTGCCCTGGGTCGCCGCGCTCGGCGCGGCGCTGGCCGGCGAGGCCCGTGGGCACGAGGCCGACCAGGGCGTGGTGGCCGCCTTCGCCGCCACGCTGCCCGCCGACGTCGCGACGGCGGAGTCCCGCGTCGTCCAGCCGGTCACGCCCGAGCAGGTGGTCGGTGGCATCGGCACCCGCAGCTACGTCGCCACCATGGACGCCGCCGGCCGGGCCGCCTTCCTCGGCGGCATCCGCGAGCTGCTGGCCACCCACCCCGACACCCGCGGCCGCGACGTCCTCGAGCTGCCCTACCGGACCGACGCCCACCGGCTCACCCCGCGCTGAGCCCGCCCACGGCGAACACCCGGCGGAACGGCAGCACCGTCGTCCCGTCGGGACGGGCCGGGTAGGCCTCCCGCAGCGCCGCGGCGTAGGCGGCGGTGAGCTCGGCGGCCTCCGCGTCGTCCAGCAGCGCCACCACGGGCCGCAGCACGGTGCTGCGCACCCACCCCAGCACCGGGTCGGGACCGCGCAGCACGTGCAGGTAGGTGGTCTCCCAGACGTCGGCGGCCAGCCCGGCACCGGTGAGGACGTCGAGGTAGCCGGCCGGGTCGAGCACGGCGTCGGCCGGGGGAGCGGCAGCGGCCAGCCGCCCGGCCCACCGCGGGGACGTGCACAGGTCGGCCAGCAGCCGGTGCGTCGGGGCGGTGTGGTTCCCCGGCACCTGCACCGCCAGCCGGCCGCCGGGCGCCAGGTGCCCGGCCCACCGCGCCAGCAGCGCCGCGTGCCCGGGCACCCAGTGCAGGACGGCGTTGCTGACCACGACGTCGACCGGCCCGTCGGGCCGCCAGTCCCGCACGTCGCCCTGGACGAAGGCCACCCGCCCCGGGACGGCGTGCGCGGCCGCTGCGGCGAGCATCTCCGGCGAGGAGTCGACGCCGGTCACCCGCGCGCCGGGCCAGCGCGCGGCGAGCGACGCGGTGAGCGCGCCCTCGCCGCAGCCGAGGTCGACCACGACCCGCGGGTCGGCCGCGTCCACCCGGGCGAGCAGGTCGGCGAAGGGGCGGGCCCGCTCGCCGGCGTAGCGGAGGTAGGCGGCGGGGTCCCAGGCGGTGTCCACGACGCGACCGTAGGAGACGCCCGGGGACGTCGGTGCCGGCCGGTACCGTGGGGCCGCCGCCGGGCGGACCGGCGAGAGGACCGCACAGCTCCGGGAGACCCGCGATCGACGCCGACCCGCGCCCGCCCGGCCGCGGGCTGTTCGTCGCCTTCGAGGGCGGTGAGGGCACCGGCAAGTCCACCCAGGTCCGCCTGCTGTTCGACTGGCTCGGGCGGCACGAGGTCCCGGCCCGGATCACCCACGAGCCCGGTGGCACCCCGCCGGGCGCCCGCATCCGCGCGCTGCTGCTCGACCCGGCCACCGCCGGCCTGTCCCCGCGCGCCGAGGCACTGCTCTACGCCGCCGACCGCGCCCACCACGTCGCCGCGGTGGTGCGCCCCGCGCTCGACGCCGGCGAGGTGGTCGTCACCGACCGCTTCGTCGACAGCTCGCTGGCCTACCAGGGCGCCGGGCGCACGCTCGACCTCGACGAGGTGCGCCGGCTGTCGGCCTGGGCCACCGGCGGTCTGGTGCCCGACCTGACCGTGCTGCTCGACCTGCCCGCCGAGGCCGGCCTCGCCCGCGCCCTCGGCCGCGCCGCCGCCGACCGGCTGGAGTCGGAGTCGCTGGACTTCCACGAGCGGGTGCGGGCCACCTTCCGCGACCTGGCCGCCGCCGAGCCGGGGCGCTACCTCGTCCTCGACGCCGCGCGGCCGGCCGAGGACCTCGCCACCGCCGTCCGCGAGCGGGTGGCGCCCCTCCTGCCGGGGCGGGTCGCGTGAGCGCCCCCGGCGGTGTGTGGGCGCAGGTGGTGGGCCAGCCGGCCGCCGTCGCCGAGCTGCAGGCCGCCGTCGCCGACCCCGCGGCCATGACCCACGCGTGGCTGTTCACCGGGCCGCCGGGGTCGGGCCGGTCGGTCGCCGCCCGGGCGTTCGCCGCGGCGCTGCAGTGCCCCGCCGGCGGCGACGGCACCTGCCACGCCTGCCAGACCGCGCTGGCCGGCACCCACGCCGACGTGGTCGTGATCGTCCCCGACGGGCTGTCGATCGGGGTCGCGGAGGCCCGCGAGCTGGTGCGGGTCGCCGGCCGGGCGCCGTCGCAGGGGCGCTGGCAGACGATCATCGTCGAGGACGCCGACCGCATGAGCGAGGCGGCGGCCAACGCGGTGCTCAAGATGATCGAGGAGCCGCCGCCGCGCACCGTCGTCGTGCTCTGCGCGCCGAGCCTGCACCCCGACGACGTCCCGGTCACCATCCGCTCCCGGTGCCGCGTGGTCGCCCTGCGCACGCCGCCGGTCGACGCGGTGGCCGACGTCCTCGTGCGCCGCGACGGCGTCGACCCGGCGCTGGCCGCGTGGTCGGCCGCCGCGGCGGGCGGGCACGTCGGGCGGGCGCGCCACCTGGCCCGTGAGGAGAGCGCGCGGCTGGCCCGCAAGGCGGTGCTCGACATCCCGCTGTCGCTGGTCTCCCTGGCCGCCTGCCTCACCGCCGCCGACGACCTGGTGGGCGCCGCCCGCGAGGAGTCCGACCGGACCAGCGCCGCCCTCGACGGCGCGGAGACCGAGGCGGTCAAGGCCAGCCTCGGCGTCGGGGCGCGCGGCCCGGGGGTCGCGGCTGCCAGCCGCGGCGCCGGGCAGCTCAAGGAGCTCGAGCGCCGGCAGAGGTCGCGGGCGACCCGCATCGGCCGCGACTCGCTGGACCGCGCCCTGGTCGACCTGGCCGGGCTCTACCGCGACGCGCTGGTCCTGCACGCCGCCCCGGGCGAGGCCCTGCCGCTCAACCACCCCGACCGCCGTGCCGACGCCGAGGACCTGGCCCGGCGGATCGGCGCCGAGGGCGCGCTGCGCCGCATCGACGCGGTGCTGGCCTGCCGGACGGCGCTCGAGCAGAACGTGAAGCCGCAGGTCGCCGTCGAGGCGCTCACCGTGGCGCTGCGCCTGCCGGCCTGAGGACCGGGCCGTCGCGGCCCGCCCGCGGGGGTGTCGTAGGCTGTGTGCCGCACGCCCGCCGCCTTAGCTCAGTCGGTAGAGCATCTCACTCGTAATGAGAAGGTCGTCGGTTCGATTCCGACAGGCGGCTCTCCCTCGCCCGGCGTCCCGCCGGAGCAGCTCCCGGTCCGGCATCATCGCTCGTCGGCGCGCGCGTCCTCCTTCGGAGGGAGCCGGTCCGTGCACCCCTCACCCCTGGGCGGCGGAGTGCCGACCATGCGCTCGGGGCCCCACGCGGGGCGCCCGCGTCACGGATGACGAGCGAGAGGAACAGCGATGAGCACGCCGGGAGTCGACCACCCGGAGGAGCGGTCGGTCGTCGACGTCAAGGCGGTCAGCCGCGACGACGTGCTGGTCAGCTTCGTCGAGCAGGTGTCGGCGGGCGAGCTGGTGCTCAGCGTCGGCACGGACGCCGAGCAGCGCCGCGTGCGGCTGGAGCCCGGGGAGCACCTCGAGCTGATCTGGCGCGGTCCCGAGGAGCTCCGGTCGGTGCCGGCCGAGCTGGTCGCCGTCACCAAGGAGGACGACCCCACCTGGCGCGTCCGCACCATCGGGCCCTCGTCGCGCGGTCAGCGCCGGGCCGCCGTCCGGGCGCCCCTGGACGTGCCGTTGGAGCTGAAGGTGGGCCAGACCGTCCTGCCCGGCGCCACCCTCGACCTCAGCGAGGGCGGCACCCGCTGCCTGCTGGCCGGCGACTCCGCGAAGCAGCCGGCCGTCGAGCCCGGCACCGTCGTCCCGGTGACCGTCGACCTCGACGGCGAGCGCCTCACCGTCGACGCCGAGGTGGTGCGGCGCCACCCGCGGGAGGACGAGCGGACGGAGCTGTCCCTGCGCTTCCTGCGCATCGGCGAGAAGCGCGAGGACCAGATCCGCCGCCGGGTCTTCGCCGAGCTGCGCGACCTGCGCTCCCGCGGCCTGATCTGACCCGGCCGCGGCGCCGGACCTCGATCGGCTCCAGTCGGAGCTGTTCCCTGCCGATGTCCCGGTGACGCGGCGGGCGGCCGGCCCGGCGGACGACGGATCGAGGAGGGGCCCGTGGCCTCCGTGCTGCTCGTGGAGGACGAGGACACCACCCGCCTCCTGCTCGAGGCGCGGCTGCGGTGGGCCGGGCACCGGGTGCACGCCGTCGCCTCGGCCCCCGAGGCCCGCGCGGTGATGGGCGGTGCCGTCCCGCCGGAGGTCGTGGTCACCGACATGTTCATGCCCGGCGGCAGCGGCCTGGGGCTGGTCTCCTCGCTGCGCGCGCACCCCGACTCGGCCACCGTGCCCGTCGTGTTCCTCAGCGCCCGCGCGCTGCCCGGCGACGTCGCCGCCGGCCGCGCCCTGGGCGCGGTCTACCTGGGCAAGCCCTGCACCGTCGCCGAGCTGACCGCGGCGATCGCCCAGGTCCTCGGCGCGCCGGAGACCGCCCTCGAGGGGGTGGTGCGCCAGCGGGTCGCCGACCTCGGCGCCGTCGACAGCGACGAGGAGCGCGAGCTCGTCGCCACGCTGCTCGACCTCTTCGTGGAGCAGGCCCCCGCCGCGGTGGCCGCCGTCGAGGGTGCGGCGGTCGCGGGCGACGCCGTCCTCCTCCAGCAGGCCGCGCACCGCCTGGGCGGAGCCGCGGCCACCCTCGGCGCCGAGCCGCTGGCCCGCGCCTGCGCGGAGTGGGACGAGGCCGCGCAGGAGGGCTCCCTGCCCGACCCCGCGCGCGTGGCGGCCGTCCTCTCCCAGGAGGTGCCGGCGACCTGCGCCGTCTTCGCCGCGCTGGCCGCCGAGCTGCGCGCCGGCCCGCCGGGGGACGACGTCACCGGCGGCTGACCGGCGTCGGCCAGGATGCGGCCGTGGACAGAGCCCGGCTCAGCGCGGTCGCCCACCGCTGGCACCCCGTCGCCGCCCCCGTCTCCGACGAGGGTCTCCGCCGGCTGCTCGAGCGGCTGGCCCCGCCCGGCCACGGCCGCGTCCTCGACCTCGGCTGCGGCTCCGGCGCGTGGCTGCTGCCGCTGCTGGCCGCCTCGCCCGGCCTGACCGGCGTCGGCGTGGACACCTCCGCCCCCGCCCTCGACGCCGCCCGCGACCGCGCGGCGATGGCCGGGCTCGTCCGGCAGGTCGACCTCGTGCAGGCCGACGCCGCGGGCTGGCGGGGCGGCACCTTCGACGTCGTCGTCTGCATCGGCGCCACGCACGTCTTCGGCGGCCCCGCCGGCACGCTCGCCGCGCTGCGCGGCCACCTGCGCCCCGGCGGCCGGCTGCTGTTCGGCGACGCCTTCTGGGAGGCCGGCCCGAGCCCCCGCGCGCTGGCCGGTCTGGGCGCCGGCCCGGCGAGCTCCCCGACCTGCCCGGGCTGCTGGCCGAGGTCGCCCGCGCCGGCCTCGAGCCGGGGTACGGGCACCTGTCCACGCTCGCCGAGTGGGACGAGTACGAGTGGTGCTGGACCGGCGCGCTCACCGACTGGGCGCTCACCGAGGCGCCCACCGCCGACGAGCGGGAGCAGGCCCTCGACGCCGCCCGCACCCACCGCCGCCAGTGGCTCGAGGGCTACCGCGGCGAGCTGGGGTTCCTCACCGCGGTCCTGCACGACCCGCGGGCCTGACAGCGGTGTGCCGGTTGGTCGGCGGCCGTGGCCTCCGACGCCGGCGGTGATGTGCGCTGAGTGCTCGTCCTGGAGACCAACGTGCGCCGTGGGCGCACACTGCTGCAGGTTGCGCCGCCCACCGTGGTCAGCCGACCGGCACCAGCGCCCGCCGGCGTGCGAGCCCGGGCCAGCACCTGGCAAGCAACGCGCACGCCGCTGTGAGCACCCCGGACACGACGACGGCGGTGCACCTCCGTTGAGGGGTGCACCGCCGTCGGTCGTCCGTCGTGCGGTCAGGGGCCCAAGGGGCCGGGGACGAGTGGGGAGGAGCGGCCGTCAGTGGCCGCCGGCCTCCTGGGCGCGCTTGAGCGAGGCCTCGATCTCGGCCTGGGCCTCGGCCCGCCCGACCCAGTTGGCGCCCTCGACCGACTTGCCCGGCTCGAGGTCCTTGTAGGTCTCGAAGAAGTGCTGGATCTCCAGCCGGTCGAACTCCGAGACGTCGGTGATGTCCTGGAGGTGGGCCATGCGGGGGTCGGTCGCCGGGACGGTGAGGACCTTGTCGTCCCCACCCGCCTCGTCGGTCATCCGGAACATGCCGATGGCCCGGCAGGTGATCAGGCACCCGGGGAACGTCGGCTCCTCCAGCAGGACCAGGGCGTCGAGCGGGTCGCCGTCCTGGCCCAGGGTGTTCTCGATGTACCCGTAGTCGGCCGGGTACCGCGTGGAGGTGAACAGCATCCGGTCGAGCCGGATGCGCCCGGTGGCGTGGTCCAGCTCGTACTTGTTCCGCTGGCCCTTGGGGATCTCTACCGTCACGTCGAACTGCACGGCACGTAGTGTGGCCCACCGGTACCAGGCCCACCGGCGCAGGTCCGGACCGGGGCCTCTTCCGGGGGAGGGCACCATCGCGCCGAACGGGTCGACGACCGTCACGCCGAGCTACGGGCGGCTGCGCCGGCGGCTCCTGCTGACCGTCCTGGCGGTCGTGCTGGTCGCCGCGCTGGTCGCGGTCGGGGTGGTCGTCTGGTCGGGGGACGGCGCCGCCGACGACCCCGCCGACCGGGCCGCCGCCACGCTGCCCGCGGTCGGGGAGCCGGACCCGGTGCTGGCCGCCCTGTCCACCGGTGCGCCGGCGCCCGACCCCGACGTGCTCGCCACCCGGCTGACCCCGCTGCTGGCCGCCCCCGCGCTGCTCGGCGGCGTGTCGGCCGAGGTGGTCGACGTCGCCAGCGGGCAGACGCTGTTCGACCAGGAGGCCGGCGACCCGGTGACCCCGGCCTCCACGGCCAAGCTGCTGACCGCCGTCGCCACCCTCACCACCCTCGACCCCGCGGACACCCTCGAGACGAGGGTCGTCGCCGGCGCCACCCCGGACGAGGTCGTGCTCGTCGGCGGCGGCGACCCCACCCTGTCGACCACCGCGCCCTCCCTGGCCTACCCGGGCGCCGCGACCGTCGCCGACCTGGCCACCCAGGTGCAGGCCGCGCTCCCGCCGGGGACGACGGTCAGCCGGGTCGTCGTCGACAACTCGCTGTTCGAGGGCCCGCTCACCGCGGAGGGCTGGGGGCCCGAGGACGCGCCGTCGAGCTACGCCGCCCCGGTCACGGCCACCGCCGTCGACGGCGCCCGCGTCACGTCGGGGGAGAACCCGCGCAGCGGGCAGCCGGGCACCGACGCCGGTGCCGCGCTGGCCGCGGCCCTCGGCGCGCCCCGCGCGACGGTGCAGCTCGGCCCGGCCCCCGACGGGGCGGCGACGCTCGGCAGCGTCCGCTCCGCCCCGGTCACCCGGCTGGTCGAGCAGGCGCTGTCGCAGTCGGACAACCTGCTGGCCGAGTCGCTGGCCCGCCACGTCGCACTGGCCCGCGGCCTGCCGGCGACCTTCGAGGGGGCCGCGCAGGGGGTCACCGACGCCCTGGAGGAGGCCGGGGTCGACGTGTCCGACGTCGACCTGTACGACGGCAGCGGCCTGTCCCGGTTGGACCTGGTCACCCCCGACGTCCTCACCGACCTCGTCACCGGGGCCGCCGACGGCTCGCTCGCCGGGACCTCGGCCGTCCTGTCCGGCCTGGCGGTGGCCGGCTACGACGGCACGCTGTTCGACCGGGGCGACGACGACCCCGCGACCGCGCCCGGCGCGATCCGCGGCAAGACCGGCACCCTGCTCGGCGTGCACGCCCTCGCCGGCACCGTCGTGACCGCCGACGGCCGGCTGCTCGCCTACGCGCTGGTCGCCAACGGCACCTCCGGCGGCGGGGACCCGGAGGAGGCCGCCCTCGATGCCGTCGCCTCCACGCTGGCCGCCTGCGGCTGCAGCTGAGGCAAGGACCCTCCTGCCCCCGCCGCTCGCAGGGTCGCGGCAGGCCCCTGCAGGAGGGCCTACGGTGAGGCGATGAGCAGCAGCGCACTGGTCGACTGGGATCTCGCCGGTCGGACGGCCCGCCGGCTGGCCGGGCCGGGGCCGACGACCACCCGGCAGGAGGCCGCGGACGTCGTCCGCGAGCTGCACGAGGCGTCGGCCACGGCCGTCGCCCACGTCGAGGGCCTCACCGGACTGCGCCCGGTCGAGGGCGGGCCGGTGCCCGAGGTCGCCGTCGTCGACCGGCCCGGCTGGATCGACGCCAACGCCACCGGCATGGCGACCCTGCTCGACCCGCTGGTGCACGCCCTCACCGAGCGGCAGGAGACCCGGCCGGGGCCGCTGGCCACCGCGATCGGCTCCCGCGCCACCGGCGTGCAGGCCGGGGGCCTGCTGGCGTTCCTGTCCTCGCGCGTGCTCGGCCAGTACGAGGTCTTCGGCACCGGCGGGCGACTGCTGCTGGTGGCGCCCAACATCGTCGACGCCGAGCGCCGGCTGGGCGTCGACCCGTCGGACTTCCGGCTCTGGGTCTGCCTGCACGAGGTCACCCACCAGCTGCAGTTCACCGCCTTCCCGTGGCTGCGCGACCACCTCGAGGCGCAGATCTCCGAGTTCGTCGAGGCCACCGACCTCAGCCCCGACGCGCTGCGCGACCGCATGGCCGACCTGCTGCGCGGCATCACCGACGCCGTCCGCGGCGGCGACGACGACACCGGCTCGCAGGGCCTCATGGCGCTCGTGCGCGACCCCGCCCAGCGCGCCGTCCTCGACCGGGTCACCGCGGTGATGAGCCTGGTGGAGGGGCACGCCGAGTACGTCATGGACGGGGTGGGCCCCGACGTCGTGCCCTCGGTGCGCACCCTGCGCAAGCGCTTCGCCCAGCGCCGCAAGGGCCGCGGCCCGCTCGACCGCGTGCTGCGCCGGCTGCTCGGCCTGGAGCAGAAGATGAAGCAGTACGCCGACGGCCGGCTCTTCGTCGGCGGCGTCGTCGACCTGGTCGGCATGGAGGGCTTCAACCGCGTGTGGGCCGGCCCGGAGAACCTGCCGCTGGTCGAGGAGCTCACCGAGCCCGCACGCTGGGTCGAGCGGGTGCACGGCCGCCCGGCCGTCACCGCCTGACCCCCGGACGCCGGTGAGCGGGCCGCCGCCGGCGGTCGCCGCCGTCCGCAGCGCCGTCCGGCCCGGCCTGCGCGGCTCGCCGCAGCCGGTGCTGGTGGCCGTCAGCGGGGGAGGGGACTCCCTGGCGCTGGCCGCCGCGGTGGCCTTCGAGGCGCCGCGTGCCGGCGTGCCCGCCGGCGCGGTCACCGTCGACCACGGCCTGCAGCCCGGCTCGCCCGGGCGGGCCCGGCGGACGGCGGACCTGGTGCGCGACCTCGGCCTGGACCCGGTGCTCGTCCTGCCCGTGACCGTCGGTGCCGACGGCGGGCCCGAGGGCGCCGCCCGCACCGCCCGGTACGCCGCCCTCGCCGGGGCGGCCGCCGGGCACGGGGCCCGCGTCGCCCTCGGGCACACCCTCGACGACCAGGCCGAGACCGTGCTGCTCGGCCTGGGCCGCGGGTCGGGCCCGCGCTCGGTGGCGGGCATGGTGGCCGAGCGCCCGCCGTTCTGGCGCCCGCTGCTCGGCGTCCGCCGGTCGGTCACCCGCGAGGCGTGCGCCGCGCTCGGCCTGCCGGTGTGGGACGACCCGTGGAACACCGACCCCGCCCACCGCCGCGCCCGGCTGCGCGCCGAGGTGCTGCCCCTGCTGGAGGACGTGCTGGGTGGCGGTGTCGCCCCCGCCCTGGCCCGCACCGCCGAGCAGCTCAGGGAGGACCTCGACGCCCTCGACGGGCTGGCCGCCGGGCACCTGGCGCGGCTGGCCGGCGACGGCTGCCTGCCGGCCGGCGAGCTGGCCGCGCTGCCGGCCGCGCTGCGCCGGCGGGTGCTGCGCGGGTGGCTGCGCAACGGCGGCGTCCCCGACCTGCAGGCGACCCACCTCGGCGCCGTCGACGCGCTGCTCACCGGCTGGCGCGGCCAGGGGCCGGTGGCGCTCCCGGGCGGTGCCGAGGCGTTCCGGGCGTCTGGCAGGCTGGTGCTGCGGCCCGCCGGCTGCCGCGGCGGGAGGGCCCGGCCGGCCGCCGATCCCCGCCCGGTCCCCGATCCCGAGGAGCAGCACCCGTGAGCGAGACCGCGTCCACTCCCGCCCCGCAGGGCGCGCTGGGCCCCGACCACGGCTACGGCCCCGACATCGACCACGTGCTGCTCTCCGAGGAGCAGATCCAGTCCAAGATCACCGAGCTGGCCGCCGAGATCGCCCGCGACTACGCCGGGCGCGAGGTGCTCCTCGTCGGCGTCCTCAAGGGCGCGGTGCTGTTCATGAGCGACTTCGCCCGGGCCCTGCAGCTGCCCACCCAGATGGAGTTCATGGCCGTCTCCTCCTACGGCAGCTCCACCAGCTCCTCGGGCGTCGTCCGGATCCTCAAGGACCTCGACCGCGACATCTCCGACAGGCACGTGCTGGTGCTCGAGGACATCATCGACTCCGGCCTGACGCTGTCCTGGCTGCTGAAGAACCTCGGCGGGCGGCGGCCGGCCTCGCTGGAGGTCTGCGCGCTGCTGCGCAAGCCCGACGCGATCAAGGTCGAGGTGCCGGTGCGCTACGTCGGCTTCGACATCCCCAACGAGTTCGTCGTCGGTTACGGCCTCGACTACGCCGAGCGCTACCGCGACCTGCCCTACATCGGGACGCTGAAGCCCGAGGTGTACCAGTGACGTGGTCGACCTACCGGTCGACACCGCGGCCAGGAGCCGTCCCCGGCCTGCGCCGAGCTCAGCCGTCGCACCCTTCCCGGAGCCCTTCGGGCCCCGCTCGGGCACGACCCTCGCAGGGCGGCTCACGGTGACAGCGCGGCCAGGAGCCCACGAGGACCTCGGTACCCTCCACGCCTCGCTCGCTCGGCGCGGGCCCCTGCACCGAGGCCGATCGGCGCGCTGAGCCGCCCCGGCCCGCTGCGGGTGGGGCACCGACGGGGCTACCCGGCAGGGTGTGCCCAGCTCGCGGACAGGGGACGCACAGCCGTCCCGGTGTACCGTCGAGCGCAACGACGCTGGACCGCGCGAGGGTGCCCGCCCGGCGCGCGCGGCGCGTCACCCGGACGATCAGGAGGGTCGACGGGCCAGGCCGGAGCCCTCCGGCTGCCCGGCATCGGTGTATGGAACGCAAGAAGATCTTCCGCTCCGTGTGGTTCTGGGTCGTGCTCGTCGTCCTGGTGGCCCTCGGACTGTCGTCCTTCCTCGGTGGCGGCTCGAGCTACGAGCCCGTCGACACCTCCGTCGCGCTGGAGCAGATCGAGGACGGCAACGTCGAGTCGGTCACCATCAACGACAAGGAACAGACCCTCGACCTCGACCTGACCGAACCGGTCGACGGCAACGAGCAGATCAGCGCGTCCTACCCGATCGGCGCCTCGGACGACGTCTTCGCCCTCGTGTCGGGTATCGGCGGTGAGGGCGACGGCGTCGACT
This region of Geodermatophilus bullaregiensis genomic DNA includes:
- a CDS encoding class I SAM-dependent methyltransferase, producing MTDPVDPATWRQRRTSFGSVAADYAALRPGYPADAVAFLLGDRPRRVLDLGAGTGLLTDVLVAAGHEVVAVDPSAEMLDQLRARHPDVPALVGGAEQVPLPDATVDAVVAGQAAHWFDPAPAAAELRRVLRPGGTVGFVWNVRDERVPWVAALGAALAGEARGHEADQGVVAAFAATLPADVATAESRVVQPVTPEQVVGGIGTRSYVATMDAAGRAAFLGGIRELLATHPDTRGRDVLELPYRTDAHRLTPR
- a CDS encoding trans-aconitate 2-methyltransferase, yielding MDTAWDPAAYLRYAGERARPFADLLARVDAADPRVVVDLGCGEGALTASLAARWPGARVTGVDSSPEMLAAAAAHAVPGRVAFVQGDVRDWRPDGPVDVVVSNAVLHWVPGHAALLARWAGHLAPGGRLAVQVPGNHTAPTHRLLADLCTSPRWAGRLAAAAPPADAVLDPAGYLDVLTGAGLAADVWETTYLHVLRGPDPVLGWVRSTVLRPVVALLDDAEAAELTAAYAAALREAYPARPDGTTVLPFRRVFAVGGLSAG
- the tmk gene encoding dTMP kinase; this translates as MPAGTVGPPPGGPARGPHSSGRPAIDADPRPPGRGLFVAFEGGEGTGKSTQVRLLFDWLGRHEVPARITHEPGGTPPGARIRALLLDPATAGLSPRAEALLYAADRAHHVAAVVRPALDAGEVVVTDRFVDSSLAYQGAGRTLDLDEVRRLSAWATGGLVPDLTVLLDLPAEAGLARALGRAAADRLESESLDFHERVRATFRDLAAAEPGRYLVLDAARPAEDLATAVRERVAPLLPGRVA
- a CDS encoding DNA polymerase III subunit delta', with product MSAPGGVWAQVVGQPAAVAELQAAVADPAAMTHAWLFTGPPGSGRSVAARAFAAALQCPAGGDGTCHACQTALAGTHADVVVIVPDGLSIGVAEARELVRVAGRAPSQGRWQTIIVEDADRMSEAAANAVLKMIEEPPPRTVVVLCAPSLHPDDVPVTIRSRCRVVALRTPPVDAVADVLVRRDGVDPALAAWSAAAAGGHVGRARHLAREESARLARKAVLDIPLSLVSLAACLTAADDLVGAAREESDRTSAALDGAETEAVKASLGVGARGPGVAAASRGAGQLKELERRQRSRATRIGRDSLDRALVDLAGLYRDALVLHAAPGEALPLNHPDRRADAEDLARRIGAEGALRRIDAVLACRTALEQNVKPQVAVEALTVALRLPA
- a CDS encoding flagellar brake protein, with the translated sequence MSTPGVDHPEERSVVDVKAVSRDDVLVSFVEQVSAGELVLSVGTDAEQRRVRLEPGEHLELIWRGPEELRSVPAELVAVTKEDDPTWRVRTIGPSSRGQRRAAVRAPLDVPLELKVGQTVLPGATLDLSEGGTRCLLAGDSAKQPAVEPGTVVPVTVDLDGERLTVDAEVVRRHPREDERTELSLRFLRIGEKREDQIRRRVFAELRDLRSRGLI
- a CDS encoding Hpt domain-containing response regulator is translated as MASVLLVEDEDTTRLLLEARLRWAGHRVHAVASAPEARAVMGGAVPPEVVVTDMFMPGGSGLGLVSSLRAHPDSATVPVVFLSARALPGDVAAGRALGAVYLGKPCTVAELTAAIAQVLGAPETALEGVVRQRVADLGAVDSDEERELVATLLDLFVEQAPAAVAAVEGAAVAGDAVLLQQAAHRLGGAAATLGAEPLARACAEWDEAAQEGSLPDPARVAAVLSQEVPATCAVFAALAAELRAGPPGDDVTGG
- a CDS encoding methyltransferase, producing the protein MDRARLSAVAHRWHPVAAPVSDEGLRRLLERLAPPGHGRVLDLGCGSGAWLLPLLAASPGLTGVGVDTSAPALDAARDRAAMAGLVRQVDLVQADAAGWRGGTFDVVVCIGATHVFGGPAGTLAALRGHLRPGGRLLFGDAFWEAGPSPRALAGLGAGPASSPTCPGCWPRSPAPASSRGTGTCPRSPSGTSTSGAGPARSPTGRSPRRPPPTSGSRPSTPPAPTAASGSRATAASWGSSPRSCTTRGPDSGVPVGRRPWPPTPAVMCAECSSWRPTCAVGAHCCRLRRPPWSADRHQRPPACEPGPAPGKQRARRCEHPGHDDGGAPPLRGAPPSVVRRAVRGPRGRGRVGRSGRQWPPASWARLSEASISAWASARPTQLAPSTDLPGSRSL
- a CDS encoding inorganic diphosphatase is translated as MQFDVTVEIPKGQRNKYELDHATGRIRLDRMLFTSTRYPADYGYIENTLGQDGDPLDALVLLEEPTFPGCLITCRAIGMFRMTDEAGGDDKVLTVPATDPRMAHLQDITDVSEFDRLEIQHFFETYKDLEPGKSVEGANWVGRAEAQAEIEASLKRAQEAGGH
- the dacB gene encoding D-alanyl-D-alanine carboxypeptidase/D-alanyl-D-alanine endopeptidase is translated as MAHRYQAHRRRSGPGPLPGEGTIAPNGSTTVTPSYGRLRRRLLLTVLAVVLVAALVAVGVVVWSGDGAADDPADRAAATLPAVGEPDPVLAALSTGAPAPDPDVLATRLTPLLAAPALLGGVSAEVVDVASGQTLFDQEAGDPVTPASTAKLLTAVATLTTLDPADTLETRVVAGATPDEVVLVGGGDPTLSTTAPSLAYPGAATVADLATQVQAALPPGTTVSRVVVDNSLFEGPLTAEGWGPEDAPSSYAAPVTATAVDGARVTSGENPRSGQPGTDAGAALAAALGAPRATVQLGPAPDGAATLGSVRSAPVTRLVEQALSQSDNLLAESLARHVALARGLPATFEGAAQGVTDALEEAGVDVSDVDLYDGSGLSRLDLVTPDVLTDLVTGAADGSLAGTSAVLSGLAVAGYDGTLFDRGDDDPATAPGAIRGKTGTLLGVHALAGTVVTADGRLLAYALVANGTSGGGDPEEAALDAVASTLAACGCS
- a CDS encoding zinc-dependent metalloprotease, with translation MSSSALVDWDLAGRTARRLAGPGPTTTRQEAADVVRELHEASATAVAHVEGLTGLRPVEGGPVPEVAVVDRPGWIDANATGMATLLDPLVHALTERQETRPGPLATAIGSRATGVQAGGLLAFLSSRVLGQYEVFGTGGRLLLVAPNIVDAERRLGVDPSDFRLWVCLHEVTHQLQFTAFPWLRDHLEAQISEFVEATDLSPDALRDRMADLLRGITDAVRGGDDDTGSQGLMALVRDPAQRAVLDRVTAVMSLVEGHAEYVMDGVGPDVVPSVRTLRKRFAQRRKGRGPLDRVLRRLLGLEQKMKQYADGRLFVGGVVDLVGMEGFNRVWAGPENLPLVEELTEPARWVERVHGRPAVTA
- the tilS gene encoding tRNA lysidine(34) synthetase TilS — its product is MSGPPPAVAAVRSAVRPGLRGSPQPVLVAVSGGGDSLALAAAVAFEAPRAGVPAGAVTVDHGLQPGSPGRARRTADLVRDLGLDPVLVLPVTVGADGGPEGAARTARYAALAGAAAGHGARVALGHTLDDQAETVLLGLGRGSGPRSVAGMVAERPPFWRPLLGVRRSVTREACAALGLPVWDDPWNTDPAHRRARLRAEVLPLLEDVLGGGVAPALARTAEQLREDLDALDGLAAGHLARLAGDGCLPAGELAALPAALRRRVLRGWLRNGGVPDLQATHLGAVDALLTGWRGQGPVALPGGAEAFRASGRLVLRPAGCRGGRARPAADPRPVPDPEEQHP